From a single Tursiops truncatus isolate mTurTru1 chromosome 20, mTurTru1.mat.Y, whole genome shotgun sequence genomic region:
- the TSPAN10 gene encoding tetraspanin-10: MEEGERSPLLSQDAGDQEPPLARSSPLTSSHPGPAPWEDQARRAGPGGVLACCFPWGSSFLKCLIFLSNFVFSLLSLLALAIGLWGLAVKGSLGSSWGGPLPADPMLGLVLGGLAFSAVSLAGCLGALCENAFLLRCFSGGILAFLVLEAVAGALVVAFWGQLQDDLEHVLRMAITHYQDDPDLCFLIDQVQLGLQCCGVASYQDWQRNLYFNCSSPGVQACSLPASCCIDPWEDGASVNDQCGFGALGLDEDAAQRVVHLEGCSPPLLQWLRSNIWAAGGYAIVVVVVQGAELLLAIQLVRALAVHKRAAESEGLSTGPPDSVPSPLPNWSRADWQVRRKTRAPGWGLGLQTSPPLPGKVSE, from the exons atggaggagggggaaaggagccCGCTGCTGTCCCAG gaTGCTGGGGATCAGGAACCACCCCTCGCCAGAAGCAGCCCCCTCACTTCAAGCCACCCAGGGCCAGCACCCTGGGAGGACCAGGCCCGGAGGGCAGGCCCTGGGGGGGTCCTGGCCTGCTGCTTCCCCTGGGGAAGCAGCTTCCTCAAGTGCCTGATCTTCCTGTCCAACTTTGTCTTCTCTCTGCTCAGTCTGCTGGCCCTGGCCATCGGACTCTGGGGCCTGGCCGTCAAGGGGTCTCTGGGGAGTAGTTGGGGGGGCCCCCTGCCCGCAGACCCCATGCTGGGGCTGGTGCTGGGCGGACTGGCGTTCAGTGCGGTGAGCCTGGCAGGCTGCCTGGGCGCCCTCTGCGAGAACGCCTTTCTGCTGCGCTGCTTCTCTGGGGGCATCCTTGCCTTTCTGGTGCTGGAGGCCGTGGCAGGGGCCCTGGTGGTGGCCTTCTGGGGCCAGTTACAGGATGACCTGGAGCACGTCCTACGCATGGCCATCACCCACTACCAAGATGACCCAGACCTGTGCTTCCTCATTGACCAAGTTCAGCTCGGGCTGCAGTGCTGCGGGGTGGCCTCCTACCAGGACTGGCAGCGGAACCT GTACTTTAACTGCAGCTCCCCTGGGGTCCAGGCCTGCAGCCTTCCTGCCTCCTGCTGTATCGACCCCTGGGAAGATGGAGCCTCAGTCAATGACCAGTGTGGCTTCGGGGCCCTGGGCCTGGATGAGGACGCGGCCCAGAGGGTGGTGCACCTGGAGGGCTGCAGCCCCCCACTCCTCCAGTGGCTGCGCAGCAACATCTGGGCTGCAGGTGGCTACGCCATCGTTGTCGTGGTGGTCCAGGGGGCAGAGCTCCTGCTGGCCATCCAGCTGGTGAGGGCCCTGGCTGTCCACAAGAGGGCAGCAGAGAGTGAGGGCTTGTCCACAGGACCCCCAGACTCAGTGCCCTCCCCTCTGCCAAACTGGTCCCGGGCTGACTGGCAGGTGAGACGAAAGACCAGGGCACCCGGATGGGGTCTGGGGCTGcagacctcccctcccctcccagggaagGTGTCAGAATAA